From Herbaspirillum sp. WKF16:
CGCCTACAGCTACTCCGGCGGGCTGTGCCTGTCCAACCAGGGCCTGCTGGAATTCGTCGAAATGTTCAAGGCGCCGATCAAGGTGCTGCATCCGTTGCTGACCGCCACCCAGGAAGGCAACTTCAAGGGCACAGAGGGATTCGGCGCGATTCCCTTCGACGGCGTGATCCTGGCCCACTCCAACGAGTCGGAATGGAAGGCCTTCCGCAACAACAAGAACAACGAGGCGCTGCTGGACCGCATCTTCATCGTCAAGGTGCCCTATTGCCTGCGCGTGTCCGAAGAAATCAAGATCTATGAAAAGCTGATCCGCACTTCCTCGCTCTCCCGGGCCACTTGCGCGCCGGGCACGCTGAAGATGATGGCGCAGTTCTCGGTGCTCACACGTTTGAAGGAACCGGAGAACTCCAGCCTGTTCTCCAAGATGCAGGTGTACGACGGCGAGAACCTCAAGGATACCGACCCCAAGGCCAAGTCCTACCAGGAATACCGCGACTACGCCGGCGTGGACGAAGGCATGAATGGCATCTCGACGCGCTTCGCGTTCAAGATCCTGTCGCGCGTGTTCAACTTCGACACCACCGAAGTGGCGGCCAACCCGGTGCACCTGATGTACGTGCTGGAGCAGCAGATCGAACGCGAACAGTTCCCGCAGGAGGCCGAACAGAAATACCTGTCCTTCGTGAAGGACACGCTGGCCTCGCGCTACGCGGAATTCATCGGCAAGGAAATCCAGACCGCCTACCTGGAGTCGTATTCGGAGTACGGCCAGAACGTGTTCGACCGTTACGTAACCTACGCCGACTTCTGGATCCAGGACCAGGAATACCGCGACCACGACACCGGCGAGAGCTTCGACCGGGCGGCGCTGAACGCGGAGCTGGAGAAGATCGAGAAGCCGGCCGGCATCAGCAATCCCAAGGACTTCCGCAACGAGATCGTCAACTTCGTGCTGCGCGCGCGCGTCAACAACGGCGGCAAGAACCCGCTGTGGACCAGCTACGAGAAGCTGCGGGTGGTGATCGAGAAGAAGATGTTCTCCAACACCGAAGACCTGCTGCCGGTGATCTCCTTCAACGCCAAGGGATCGACGGAGGAAATGCAGAAGCACGAGGACTTCGTCAACCGCATGGTCAGCAAGGGCTACACGCCCAAGCAGGTGCGCCTGCTGTGCGAGTGGTACCTGCGCGTGCGCAAGTCCTCGTAAGCGTCGCGCGCGCGTGCCGGCCGCCGTGCCGGCGCGCGCCGCGGCGATCCTTCGGCGCGCCCTCGCCCACGATGCGACAGGCCGCCGACCACTAGCAGGAGAACCGAGTGCTGCATCAGATCATCGACCGCAGGCTGGCCGGCAAGAACAAGAGCATTGCCAATCGCGAGCGCTTCCTGCGGCGCTTCAAGGGGCATATCCAACGTTCGGTGGCGGACGCGGTGCGCGACCGCAGCATCACCGATCTCGACAAATCCAAGAGCATCAGCATCCCGCGCAAGGACGTCACCGAGCCGTTCTTCCATCACGGCAAGGGCGGCCGCCGCGAAGCGGTGCATCCCGGCAACCAGGATTACCTGCAGGGCGACCGCATCCCGCGCCAGGGCGGCGGCGGGGGCGAAGGCGGCAGCAGCGCCAGCAACGAGGGCGAAGGCCAGGACGATTTCACCTTCGAGCTCACCCGCGAAGAATTCATGAATTATTTCTTCGAAGACCTGGAGCTGCCGCGGCTGGTGGAAACCAACCTGATGACGGTGCCCAACTGGAAGAACATGCGCGCCGGCTATTCGGTGGACGGTTCTCCCACCAACATCGACATCGTGCGCTCGCTGCGCAGCTCGCTGGGCCGCCGCATCGCCCTGGGCGCTCCGCTGAACCGCCAGCTGGAAGCGGCCGAGGAAGAACTGCTTGAACTCAAGCGCAAGCCGGAGGAACACCGCGCCAGCATCAAGCTGCTGGAAGAGGAGATCCGCCAGCTCAAGGCGCGCATCCTGCGCATCCCCTTCATCGACCCGTTCGACCTGCGCTACGTCAACCGCGTGCGCCAGCCCCAGCCCTCCAGCCGCGCCGTGATGTTCTGCGTGATGGACGTATCGGGCTCGATGGACGAGCAGCGCAAGGATCTTTCCAAGCGCTTCTTCATCCTGCTTTACCTGTTCCTGACGCGCAACTACGAACACATCGAGGTGGTGTTCATCCGCCACCACACCCGCGCCGACGAGGTCGACGAGAACACCTTCTTCCATTCGCAGGAAAGCGGCGGCACCGTGGTGTCCAGCGCGCTGGAACTGATGCACGAGATCATCACCAAGCGCTACTCGCCCAGCGAGTGGAACATCTACGGCGCCCAGGCTTCCGACGGCGACAACTGGAACGACGATTCGCCCAAGTGCCGCGAGATCCTGGAAAGCGCGATCCTGCCGTTGACGCGCTACTTCGCCTACATCCAGGTGGCCGAGCCGGAGCAGAACCTGTGGACCGAGTACATGCAACTGATCGACTCGCACCCGCACTTCGCGATGAAGAAGGTGCAGTCGGCCGCCGAGATCTATCCGGTGTTCCGCGAACTCTTTGAAAAGCAGGTGCACGCATGAATACCCGCTTCAAGTACGATCCGCTGCCCTGCCCGTCGGACTGGAGCTTCGATCTGATCGAGCGCTACAACGACGAGATCGCGCGCGTGGCCAAGGGTTATCAGCTGGACATCTATCCGATCCAGCTGGAGATCATCTCGGCCGAGCAGATGATGGACGCCTATGCTTCGCACGGCATGCCGGTGAACTATCGCCACTGGTCCTACGGCAAGCACTTCATGCTGACCGAGCGCGACTACAAGCGCGGCCAGATGGGCCTGGCCTATGAGATCGTGATCAACTCCGATCCCTGCATCGCCTACCTGATGGAAGAGAACACCATGACCATGCAGGCGCTGGTCATCGCGCACGCGGGCTACGGCCACAACTCCTTCTTCAAGGGCAACTACCTGTTCCAGCTGTGGACCGACGCCAGCGCCATCATCGATTACCTGGTGTACGCGCGCAATTACATCTCCGAGTGCGAGGAGCGCCACGGCTTCGAGCGCGTCGAGGAGTTGCTGGACTCCTGCCACGCGCTGATGAACTACGGCGTGGACCGCTACAAGCGGCCGCAGCGCCTGTCGCTGTCGCAGGAACGGGCGCGCCAGCGCGAGCGCGAGGCTTATCTGCAGTCGCAGGTCAACGAACTGTGGCGCACGCTGCCGGCGAAGAAGGAAGCCACCGCCGCGCAGGCCGAGGAACGCTATCCGGTCGAGCCGCAGGAGAACCTGCTGTACTTCGCCGAGAAGAACGCGCCGCTGCTGGAGCCGTGGGAGCGCGAAGTGGTGCGCATCGTGCGCAAGGTCGGCCAGTACTTCTACCCGCAGCGCCAGACCCAGGTGATGAACGAGGGCTGGGCCACCTTCTGGCACTACACGCTGTTGAATACCCTGTACGACCAGGGCCGCCTGACCGACGGCTTCATGATGGAGTTCCTGCATTCGCACAGCAACGTGGTGTTCCAGCCGCCCATCACCAAGCCCTACTACAACGGCATCAATCCGTATGCCCTGGGCTTCTCGATGATGAGCGACATCCGCCGCATCTGCGAGCATCCCACCGGCGAGGACCGCGAGTGGTTCCCCGAGATTGCCGGCAAGGATTGGCTGGAAACGCTGCACCACGTGATGCGCAACTTCAAGGATGAGAGCTTCATCGCGCAATACCTTTCGCCCAAGCTGATGCGCGACATGCGCATGTTCGCGGTGCTGGACGACGACGCGCGCAGCGAGATGGAGGTCTCGGCGATCCACAATGAGCGCGGTTTCCAGTATGTGCGCCAGGCGCTCTCGCGGCAGTACGACATCAACCATCGCGAGCCCAACATCCAGGTGTGGTCGGTCAACACGCGCGGCAACCGCAGCCTGACCCTGCGGCATTTCCGCAGCGACGGCCGCTCGCTGGGCGAGAGCACCAACGAGGTGCTGCGCCACATGGCCCGCCTGTGGCAGTTCGACGTCTACCTGGAAAGCGTGGACGACAACGGCTACATCGTGCAGCGCTACGAGTGCGTCGCCGAGAACCGGTATATGCTGCGGCCATGAACCCTCCGACCCTGCCCGCGGCCGGACGGCGGAGCTGACCATGCCCGCCGCCCCCGCCACTCCCCGCCCGCCGATCTCGGCGCAGACCATCCCGCTGTTCCCGCTGGCCAGCACGCTGTTCCCTGAGGGACGGCTGCCGCTGCAGATCTTCGAGGTGCGTTATCTCGACATGGTCGGCAAATGCATCGCCGACGGCAGCGCCTTCGGCGTGGTGGCGCTGACCGAGGGCGCCGAGGTGCGACGGCCGGGGCAGCTGGAGCGCTTCGTCGGCGTGGGCACGCTGGCCAGGATCCAGGAATGGTCAACGCCTTCGGTGGGCCTGATGCGCATCGCCTGCACTGGCGCCGAGCGTTTCCGCATCCTGCAGGCGGAACAGCAGAAGCACGGCCTGTGGACCGCCGAGGTAGAGATCATGGAGGCCGACCGCGCCGTGGCGATTCCGGACGAATTGAAGAACACCGCACAGGCGCTGGAGCACCTGCTGCAATCGGTGATGCGCCAGGGCCTGCCCGAGAGCGAGGTGCCCATCGCCCAGCCCTTCAGGCTGCACGACTGCGGCTGGGTCGCCAACCGCTGGGCCGAGATGATGCCGGTGCCGGTGGAAGTGAAGCAGAGCCTGCTGGCGCTGGACAATCCGCTGCTGCGGCTGGAGCTGGTGCAGGACGCGCTGGATGAACTGGGCTGGCTGAAGTAGCCGTCGTCAGCCGCTCACGGCTTCACGGCGCCACGCCGCTGATGCCGGCTTCGGCCAGCAAGGCGGACAAACCCGACCAGAAGATCTGGATGCCGATGCACAGCAGGATGAAGGCTGACAGTCGCAACACCACCATCGTCCCCAATCGCCCCATCAGCTTGACCAGCTTGTGCGCGTAGTTGTAGCACAGGAAGATCGCCACCGACGTCAGCGCCGCCCCCAGCGCCGCGCTGCCCACCGAAATCACCCAATCCAGCAGCCGCGTGGGCGTGTTGGCACCCAGCGTGATCGAGGCCGCGATGGTGCCCGGCCCCACCGTCAGCGGGAAACTCATCGGAAAGAAGCTGCGCGCCTTGATCTCCTCATCGGGCAGGTCTTCGTCGTAGGTCTTGGCGACCTGGGTGGGAATCGAACTGTCCTGGTTGTTGTCGTTGAGCAGTTTCCAGCCCGACACCGCCACCAGCAAGCCGCCGCCCACGCGCACGATGGGCAGCGAGATGCCGAAGAAAGTCAGCACGTGCGAACCGATGAAGATCGCCGCCACCAGCATGAACCAGCAATTGATCGCGACCTGGCGCGCGATGCGCTTTTCCGTGCTGCGGCTGACGTTGCCCAGCAGGTTGGCGAACACCGGCGCGATGCCCAGCGGGTTGAGGATGGGCAGCAGCGTGATCGGGATCAGGACGACGGCTTTGAGGAAGAGGATCAGCATGGCTGTGGTGGCAATTCGTTGTTCGAGTTATCTGCGCACAGCGTAGCGGAAAGCCGCCCGGCTGCCAACCGCAGCCGGACGGCCAGGCGCCGGTTTCAGGCCGCCTTCAGCCGCGCGCCGCGCACCCTGGTCAACAACAGGAAGGCGATCGCGAGATTGAGCAGGTTCCAGCCGACGCCGTTGGCGAAGGCCGCGTGATAGGAGCCGGCCAGGTCGAAGATCTTGCCCGACATCCAGCCGCCGATGGCCATGCCGAACATGGTGGTCATGATCACCGCGCCGACCCGCTGGCCGGCCTCGGCCGCCGGGAAGTATTCGCGCACGATGATGGCGTAGGAGGGCACGATGCCGCCCTGGAACAGGCCGAACAGCGCCGAGATCACATACAGCGAGGCCAGGCTATCGAAGGGCAGGAACAGCAGCAGCGAGACGCCCTGCAGGAAGGAGCCGAGCAGCAGCGTGCGCAGGCCGCCGATGCGGTCGCAGATGGCGCCCGACACCAGCCGGCTGACCACGCCGCAGGCCAGCATCAGCGAGAGCATTTGCGCGCCGCGCGCCGGGCCGTAGCCGAGATCGCCGCAGTAGGCCACGATGTGCACCTGGGGCATGGCCATGGCCACGCAGCAGGCGATGCCGGCCAGGCACAGCAGCAATTGGGCCGCGCGCGGCGACAAGCCGAACGGACGGTTGCCGGCGCCATTGCCGGCCGCGCCCGCGCCGGCGGCCTGCACCGGCGGGCGCGCCCGCATCAGCCAGGCCAGCGTGCACATCACGGCGGCGCATACGATCCCCATCCCGATGTAGGTCTGGCGCCAGCCGACCGCGTCGACGAAATGCTGGATGATGGGCGGCCACAGCGCGCCGCCCAGGTAGTTGCCGCTGGCGCACACCGCCACCGCGATGCCGCGCCGCTTGCGAAACCACAGCGAGGTGTCGGCCACCAGCGGCGAGAACGTCGAGGCCGTGCCCAGGAGGCCGATCAGGATACAGTGCGCCGCCATGAAGGCCCAGATGTTGGGCGCCAGCGCCGCCGCGATGAAGCCGCCGCCCAGGCAGGCGCCGCCCAGCAGCAGCGGTTTCATGATGCCGACCTTGTCGGCCATGCGCCCCATCAGCATGCCGCCGGCGCCCACCCCCAGCATGGTCAGCGTATACGGCAGCGAGGCCAGCCCGCGGTCGACGCCGAAATCGGCCTGCACGGCGGGCAGCACCACCGCCATCACGTACATGCCGCTGGCGCCGACGATCATCAGGATCAGCGTGATGAAAAGCCGCATGACGGCATAGGACGAGTCGACCTGATGCAGGCCCGCGGCCTGGCTGGATGGGCTGGAATCCACTGTTTGTCTCCGTGTTCTTATTGGGTGAGGTGGCGCGCGCAGGTTATTGTTATCGCTTCGACATCACGACGAAGCGCGGCGGCGCGAGCTGCACAGACTAACACGAGGGGAATCGGGGTGCAGGCGCCCTGCGCGCGCAGGCCGGAAGCGGCGCTCACCGCCGGCGTGGCGAAAAAAAAGCCGCCCGGCGGCGGCTTACGGCGATGCAGGCGACCTGGCCTTACAGCCAATGCGAACGCACATGGTAAGGATGCACCTGGTTGTAGCCGCTGCGCTCCTTCTTCTGCGCGATCTTCTGCAGCATCAGCAGGCCGGCCTCATGGCCGTCCACCACCATGCGCTTGCCGCCGCCGCGCTGCATCTGGCTGCCGCCCCAGGTCTGGGTCAGGATCCAGTCGCCCAGCAGGTCTTGCCCGAGGTCGACGGTGAACGTGCTGCGCGCGCTGTCGGAAAAATGCAGGCGCGTGGCCACCGTGACGGGCAGCGAATGGGTGGCGTTGTCGGCGGAATCGATCATGGCGCAGGATGATAGCAGGACGGCGGGCGATTTCAAGAGCGCGCCGGCGGGAGAAGGCCCGCCGGCGCGGCTCGGGTCGTTACAGGTTCGGCGCCAGCCAGCGCTCGATGTCTTCCTTGGGCACGCCGCGGCGCTCGGCCATGTCCTGCACCTGGTCTTCGCCGATCTTGCCGACCACGAAGTACTTGGATTGCGGATGCGCGAAGTAGAAGCCCGACACCGCCGCGCCCGGGAACATGGCGTAGGACTCGGTCAACTGCATGCCGATGTCCTCGCACTGCATGACGCGGAAGGCCTCGGCCTTGACGGTATGCTCGGGGCAGGCCGGATAGCCCGGCGCGGGGCGGATACCCAGGTACTTTTCCTTGATCAGCTCGGTATTGGACAGGGCCTCGTCGGGCACGTAGCCCCACAAGTCCTTGCGCACCCGCTCGTGCAGGTATTCGGCGAAGGCTTCGGCCAGGCGGTCGGCCAGGGCCTTGAGCATGATCGAGGAGTAATCGTCATGCGCATCCTCGAAGCGCTTCTCGTACTTCTCGATGCCCAGGCCCGAGGTCACTGCGAACAGGCCGATGTAATCCTGGATGCCGGACGCCTTGGGCGCGATGAAATCCGACAGGCACTGGTTGGGACGCGCCACGCCGTCCACCACCGGCTTCTCGGTCTGCTGGCGCGCGCCGTAATAGGTAAAGGCGACCTGGCTGCGGGTATCGTCGGTGTAGATCTCGATATCGTCGTCGTTGACGCTGTTGGCCGGCAGCAGCGAGACCACGCCGTTGGCGGTCAGCCAGCGGCCGTCGACGATCTTCTTGAGCAGCACCTGCGCTTCGGCGAACACCTTGCTGGCGGCCTCGCCCACTACCTCGTCGGTGAGGATGGCGGGGTAAGGGCCGGCCAGGTCCCAGGTCTGGAAGAACGGGCCCCAGTCGATGTAGTTGGCCAGGAGGCCCAGGTCGACGTTCTTGAACACGCGGCGGCCGATGAACTTGGGCTTGACCGGCGCATACTCGAGCCGGGTCTTGTTGGCGCGCGCGGCGGCCAGCGTCAGCATCGGCACCGCCTTCTTGTTGGCGTGCTGCTCGCGGATGCGCTCGTAGTCGGCGTTGAGCTCGGCCACGTACTGCCCCTTCTGCTCGTCGGTGAGCAGCGACTGCGCCACCGACACCGCGCGCGAGGCGTCCGGCACGTAGACCACCGGTCCTTCGTAGTTGGGCGCGATCTTCACGGCCGTGTGCGCGCGCGAAGTGGTGGCGCCGCCGATCAGCAGCGGCATCCTGAGGCCGGCGAAATAGGGGTCGCGCTGCATTTCCTTGGCGACGTAGGCCATCTCTTCCAGCGAGGGCGTGATCAGGCCGGACAGGCCGATGATGTCCGCGTTCTCTTCCTTGGCACGGGCCAGGATCTGCGCGCACGGCACCATCACGCCCATGTTCACCACCTCGAAATTGTTGCACTGGAGGACCACGGTGACGATGTTCTTGCCGATGTCGTGCACGTCGCCCTTGACGGTGGCGATCACGATCTTGCCCTTGGGCTTGGCCACCACGCCGGTCTCGATCTCCAGCTGGCGCTTTTCCTCTTCGATGAAGGGAATCAGGTGGGCCACCGCCTGCTTCATCACGCGCGCCGACTTCACCACCTGCGGCAGGAACATCTTGCCCTGGCCGAACAGGTCGCCGACCACGTTCATGCCGTCCATCAGCGGGCCTTCGATCACGTGGATGGGACGGCCGCCGCGGGCGGCGATCTGCGCCCGCGCTTCTTCGGTGTCTTCCACGATCCATTGCGTGATGCCGTGCACCAGCGCGTGCGACAAGCGCTTCTCGACCGGATCGTTGCGCCACTCCAGCGTGGCTTCTTCCTTCTTGTCGCCGGCCTTCAGCGTGGCGGCGTATTCGATCATGCGCTCGGTGGCGTCTTCGCGGCGATTCAGCACCACGTCCTCGACGCGCTCGCGCAGCTCGGCCGGCAGGTCGTCGTAGACGCCGATCATGCCGGCGTTGACGATGCCCATGGTCATGCCGGCCTTGATGGCGTGGTACAGGAACACGGTGTGGATCGCCTCGCGCGCCGGGTCGTTGCCGCGGAAGCTGAAGGACACGTTGGAGACGCCGCCGCTGATCTTGGCATAGGGCAGGTTCTCGTGGATCCAGCGGGTGGCCTCGATGAAGTCAACCGCGTAGTTGTTGTGCTCCTCGATGCCGGTGGCGACGGCGAAGATGTTGGGATCGAAGATGATGTCCTCCGGCGGGAAGCCGAGCCGGTCCACCAGCAGGCGATAGGCGCGTTCGCAGATCTCGATCTTGCGCGCGAAGGTGTCGGCCTGGCCCGTTTCGTCGAAGGCCATCACGATCACGGCGGCGCCGTAGCGGCGGCACAGCTTGGCCTCGCGCAGGAATTTCTCCTCGCCTTCCTTCATCGAGATGGAGTTGACGATGGACTTGCCCTGCACGCACTTCAGGCCGGCCTCGATGACTTCCCACTTGGAGGAGTCGATCATGATGGGCACGCGCGCAATGTCGGGCTCGGAGGCGATCAGGTTGAGGAAGCGCGTCATGGCGGCGAGCGAATCGAGCATCGCCTCGTCCATGTTGATGTCGATGATCTGCGCGCCGTTCTCGACCTGCTGGCGCGCCACGGCCAGCGCCTCGTCGTACTGCTCGTTGAGGATCAGGCGGGCGAAGGCCTTGGAGCCGGTGACGTTGGTGCGCTCGCCGACGTTCACATAAAGCGACTGGTCATTGATGGTGAACGGCTCCAGGCCGGACAGGCGCATCTCATGCGTGGGCTCGGGCAGCTTGCGCGGGGCGATGGCGGCGACGGTCTCGGCGATCGCCTTGATGTGCGGCGGCGTGGTGCCGCAGCAGCCGCCGGCGACGTTGACGAAACCGCTCTCGGCGAACTCCTTCAACAGCGCCGAGGTCACGTCGGGCGTCTCGTCGAAGCCGGTGTCGCTCATCGGGTTGGGCAGGCCGGCATTGGGATAGATGCAGACGTAGGTGTCGGCGATGCGCGACAGCTCTTCCGCGTAGGGACGCATCAGCGCCGCGCCCAGCGCGCAGTTCAGGCCCACCGTCAGCGGCCGCGCGTGGCGGATCGAGTTCCAGAACGCGGTCACGGTCTGGCCCGACAGGATGCGGCCGGAGGCGTCGGTCACGGTGCCGGAAATCATGATCGGCAGGCGCTTGCCCGACTCTTCGAAGAAGGTGTCGATAGCGAACAGGGCGGCCTTGCAATTGAGGGTGTCGAAGATGGTCTCGACCAGCAGCACGTCGGATCCGCCCTCCACCAGCGCGCGGGTCTGCTCCAGGTAGGCCGCAACCAGCTGGTCGAAGGTGACGTTGCGCGCGGCCGGGTCGTTGACGTCCGGAGAGATCGAGGCGGTCTTGGGCGTGGGACCCAAGGCGCCGGCCACGAAGCGCGGCTTGTCGGGCGTCGAATACTTGTCGCAGGCCGCGCGCGCCAGGCGCGCCGATTCCACGTTCATCTCGTAGACGAGATGGGCCATGTGGTAGTCGTCCTGCGCCACGCTGGTGGCGCCGAAGGTATTGGTCTCGATCAGGTCGGCGCCGGCGGCCAGGTATTGCTCGTGGATTTCCTGGATGATGTGCGGCTGGGTCAGGGAAAGCAGCTCGTTGTTGCCCTTGACGAACATGTCTTTGCCGGGCACGCTGAAGTCGGCGAAGCGCTTGCCGCGGTAGTCTTCCTCGGTCAGCTTGTATTGCTGGATCATGGTGCCCATGGCGCCATCAAGGATCAGGATGCGCTTGGACATCAGGTCGCGCAGCAGCAATTCGGTTTGGCAGAGTTCGTTCGGCTTCATCTGGCGTTGTTCTCTTGTTTCGGCAAAAATGCGCGCTGCGTCGTCCGGTCGGCCGGACAAGAAAACCGGCCGTCGGAAGACCGGTTTTGTGAGCGAAAATAGACCCCGGATTATACGGCAAACCCGCCCCGAGCCCCGATTCCGGGCATGGCTGCCAGGCCCCAAAAACATTTCAAAACGACAACTCATGACCGATCGCCGCGTCCTTATCCTGACCGCCTTGCCCCACGAACTCAACGCCGCCGACGCCCCGCCCGGAACAGAGGTCGTCTATTGCGGCGTGGGCAAGGTCAACGCCGCGCTGCATGCCGCCCAGGCCATCCTGGAGCGGCGTCCAGGGCTGATGATCAATTTCGGCACGGCCGGCAAGATCGATCCTCTGCACGATGGCTTGCTGGAGGTGGCCGCCGTGGTCCAGCGCGACATGATGGCCATGCCGCTGGCGCCGCGCGGCGTCACCCCGCTGATGCCGCAGGACCGGGAACCGCCGCGCCTGGAGTCCGGGTATCCCGGCGTGGTTTGCGGCACCGGCGACAGCTTCGTCACCGCCAGCGACGCCTGGCTGCTGGAGCAGCAGGTCGACCTGGTGGACATGGAGCTGTTCGCCATCGCCCGCGTGTGCCGCCATTTCGGCGTGCCGTGGCGCGCGTTCAAGTTCATCACCGATGGCGCCGACGATGACGCGGCCATGGACTGGGAGGCCAAGGTGCACCTGGGCGCGGAACTGTTCTGGCGTCACTTGCCGCATGTGATCAAGCAATGAAAAAGGCCCGCGGATGCGGGCCTTTTTGCAGATGGCGCAAGCCTCACGCGCTGCGCCGGTCGTCGCCGCGCGTGGGGGCGTTGGCCGCCCCGTCCGCATGCCGGCGCGGCTCATCGAGCTTCAACGTCAGGCACTTGGCGGCGCCGCCGGCTTTCATGAACTCCGACAGCGGCGTCTCATGCACCTCGAAACCCTTTTCCTCCAGCTGCCCGCGCAAGGCTGGCGACGCCCGGTTGAGAAACACGTGGCGGCCGGCGTTGACGGCATTGCAGGCGAAGCGCAGCGCGTCCTCCTCGCCCACCGCGATCAGGCGCTGCGGCGGCACGCGGGCGGCGATGGCCTTGCGCGAGGCGGCATCGAAGGCCGGCAGGTAGGCCATCAGGTAGCCGCCCTGCAGCGGACAGAAGCAGGTATCGAGGTGGTAGAAGCGCGGGTCGACCAGCTGCAGCGACTGCACCTCGATCTTCAGCCAGCCGGCCACCAGCGGCGCGGCGCGCACGTCGGTGCGGTGGCCGTAGCCCATCCACAGCAGATCGGCCTGGCGATCCAGCAAGGCGTCGCCGGCGCCCTCGAAGGGCACGTGCTCCGGCATCGCCAGCACGCGCAAGCCCTGCGATTCGAACCAGGCCCTGAAGTGCGGCTCCTCGGCTTGCCGCTCGGCGTGACGGAAATGCGAGAGCACTACCTGGTCCTCCAGCACCAGGCCGGCGTTGGCGGTAAACACCATGTCCGGCACGCCGGCGGCGGCCGGCATCTCGCGCACCTGCGCCACGCCGGCCAGGCCATCGCGCAGCGCCTGCCACTGGCGCTCGGCCAGGCTAAGGTCGGCATGGGCGACATTGCCCTCCATCCAGGGATTGATCACATAGGACACGCCGAAGTGCTGCGGCGGGCACATCAGGAATGCATCGTGGCGTTGCTGTTTCATGAAGATTCTCCTTGGTTGGCTGGCTTATGAATCGGAGACGCGATGCGCGGGAATGCTCTGGAACACATCGCGCACGGCCTGCAGGGCAAGGTCCACCTCCTCGCTTGCAATGACCAGCGGCGGCGCCAGGCGCACCACGGTGTCGTGCGTTTCCTTGGTCAGCACGCCGCAGGCCATGAGGCGCTCGCAAAAGCCGCGCGCCTTGATGAAGCGCGGATCCAGGTCGATGCCCAGCATCAGCCCGCGTCCGCGCACTTCGCGCAGGGCCGGGTGAGCGATGCGGCGCAGGCCGTCCGCCAGGCGACGGCCCTGCTCGCGCGCGTTGGCGATCAGCTCGCCGTCCTGCAGCAGCGCCAGGGCCTCGGCGCCCACCGCCGCCGACAAGGCGTTGCCGCCGAAGGTGCTGCCGTGGTCGCCGGGAGTGAACACATCCATCACTTCGTCGCCGGCGAGGAATGCCGATACCGGCAGCAAGCCGCCGCCCAGCGCCTTGCCCAGGATCAGGCAGTCCGGGCGCACGTCTTCATGATCGCAGGCCAGCAGGCGGCCGGTGCGGCCCAGCCCGGTCTGCACCTCGTCGCACATCATCAGCACGCCGCGGCGCGCGCAGATCTCGCGGCAGCGCCGCAGGTAGCCGTCCGGCGGCAT
This genomic window contains:
- a CDS encoding PrkA family serine protein kinase: MDIYSSFASRFDKTREEEFSLEEYLNLCKNDPAVYASAAERMLMAIGEPEKVDTREDPRLSRIFANKVIKVYPAFKEFYGAEEVIEQVVAYFRHAAQGLEEKKQILYLLGPVGGGKSSIAERLKQLMEQVPFYSIKGSPVNESPLGLFDYDEDGAILEEQFGIPRRYIKPILSPWAVKRLHEYNGDIRQFRVVKRYPSILRQIGISKTEPGDENNQDISTLVGKVDIRKLEQYSQDDADAYSYSGGLCLSNQGLLEFVEMFKAPIKVLHPLLTATQEGNFKGTEGFGAIPFDGVILAHSNESEWKAFRNNKNNEALLDRIFIVKVPYCLRVSEEIKIYEKLIRTSSLSRATCAPGTLKMMAQFSVLTRLKEPENSSLFSKMQVYDGENLKDTDPKAKSYQEYRDYAGVDEGMNGISTRFAFKILSRVFNFDTTEVAANPVHLMYVLEQQIEREQFPQEAEQKYLSFVKDTLASRYAEFIGKEIQTAYLESYSEYGQNVFDRYVTYADFWIQDQEYRDHDTGESFDRAALNAELEKIEKPAGISNPKDFRNEIVNFVLRARVNNGGKNPLWTSYEKLRVVIEKKMFSNTEDLLPVISFNAKGSTEEMQKHEDFVNRMVSKGYTPKQVRLLCEWYLRVRKSS
- a CDS encoding YeaH/YhbH family protein encodes the protein MLHQIIDRRLAGKNKSIANRERFLRRFKGHIQRSVADAVRDRSITDLDKSKSISIPRKDVTEPFFHHGKGGRREAVHPGNQDYLQGDRIPRQGGGGGEGGSSASNEGEGQDDFTFELTREEFMNYFFEDLELPRLVETNLMTVPNWKNMRAGYSVDGSPTNIDIVRSLRSSLGRRIALGAPLNRQLEAAEEELLELKRKPEEHRASIKLLEEEIRQLKARILRIPFIDPFDLRYVNRVRQPQPSSRAVMFCVMDVSGSMDEQRKDLSKRFFILLYLFLTRNYEHIEVVFIRHHTRADEVDENTFFHSQESGGTVVSSALELMHEIITKRYSPSEWNIYGAQASDGDNWNDDSPKCREILESAILPLTRYFAYIQVAEPEQNLWTEYMQLIDSHPHFAMKKVQSAAEIYPVFRELFEKQVHA
- a CDS encoding SpoVR family protein → MNTRFKYDPLPCPSDWSFDLIERYNDEIARVAKGYQLDIYPIQLEIISAEQMMDAYASHGMPVNYRHWSYGKHFMLTERDYKRGQMGLAYEIVINSDPCIAYLMEENTMTMQALVIAHAGYGHNSFFKGNYLFQLWTDASAIIDYLVYARNYISECEERHGFERVEELLDSCHALMNYGVDRYKRPQRLSLSQERARQREREAYLQSQVNELWRTLPAKKEATAAQAEERYPVEPQENLLYFAEKNAPLLEPWEREVVRIVRKVGQYFYPQRQTQVMNEGWATFWHYTLLNTLYDQGRLTDGFMMEFLHSHSNVVFQPPITKPYYNGINPYALGFSMMSDIRRICEHPTGEDREWFPEIAGKDWLETLHHVMRNFKDESFIAQYLSPKLMRDMRMFAVLDDDARSEMEVSAIHNERGFQYVRQALSRQYDINHREPNIQVWSVNTRGNRSLTLRHFRSDGRSLGESTNEVLRHMARLWQFDVYLESVDDNGYIVQRYECVAENRYMLRP
- a CDS encoding LON peptidase substrate-binding domain-containing protein, which translates into the protein MPAAPATPRPPISAQTIPLFPLASTLFPEGRLPLQIFEVRYLDMVGKCIADGSAFGVVALTEGAEVRRPGQLERFVGVGTLARIQEWSTPSVGLMRIACTGAERFRILQAEQQKHGLWTAEVEIMEADRAVAIPDELKNTAQALEHLLQSVMRQGLPESEVPIAQPFRLHDCGWVANRWAEMMPVPVEVKQSLLALDNPLLRLELVQDALDELGWLK
- a CDS encoding MarC family protein — its product is MLILFLKAVVLIPITLLPILNPLGIAPVFANLLGNVSRSTEKRIARQVAINCWFMLVAAIFIGSHVLTFFGISLPIVRVGGGLLVAVSGWKLLNDNNQDSSIPTQVAKTYDEDLPDEEIKARSFFPMSFPLTVGPGTIAASITLGANTPTRLLDWVISVGSAALGAALTSVAIFLCYNYAHKLVKLMGRLGTMVVLRLSAFILLCIGIQIFWSGLSALLAEAGISGVAP